The following is a genomic window from Strix uralensis isolate ZFMK-TIS-50842 chromosome 3, bStrUra1, whole genome shotgun sequence.
TCTCACCCTGGGCTCTTCAGGGGACAGAGTCAGACCAGCCAGCATTAAATACTGAAATTACTGCCTTTGTAACTCCAACTCAACACTAGCACCTCACACTGCGAGTAAGAGAAACCATGTTTACAACAGGTTGATCAGTCTTCTTTCCTCTCCACTTTTTCTTTCAATAGACACCGTGGCAGCAATTTTTCAACATGAACCTGGTAGCAGAACTTCTCTGTTTGTTGGCGTGCCTCACTGCAGTGACTTGTGACCGGGTCTATGTCCAccctttcaatttattttctttcaacaagAGTACCTGTGAGGAGCTGGAAAGCCTGGTccaggagggaaaggaaactTTTGTCCCAGTCTCCATTGAGTCCCAAACCACACCTGCCTATGAAGATGACCTGGATGACAAGGACAAGCTGGAAGCCCCTAGCCTGAGTGTCCTGGGGAGACAGAAACTGAGCTACTTGAAGCACTTTGTGTACATCCTGGGTGCACGGTTTTACAGCGTGCTGCGGGAAGCACGGCAGGGCCAAAACGTGCTCCTGTCCCCAACCAGTCTTTATGGCTCCTTGGTGTCTTTCTACCTGGGTGCCTCAAACCAGACGGCAGCTGATTTGCAGCGTTTGCTGGGATTTGTTCCCCCCTCTGGAGAGCCTGACTGCACCTCCAGGGTGGACGGACACAAAGTCCTTTCCAGCCTGAGGATGATCGAAAGCCTCATCAAGAGCATGGACGAGGAACTGCTGTTTTCCAAGATGCTCTGCCTGTTTTCTGCTCCTGGTGTACCTTTATCCCAACTGTTTGTGCAGGATTTGCTCCCCTCCACTGATGCTCTCTACGTCCGAGCTGTTGACTTTACAAACCCAAGCAAGGCAGCAAAGCAAATAAACGCCTTCATGGAGGCCAAAAGCAAGGGCCAAACCAAGTGCTTACTGACAGACATTGATCCCTCTGCCGAGCTGCTGTTTGCGGTGGATGTCCGCTTGACAGGTACACTGCTTGTTTCGGGGGCAGGCTGGGCGGAGGACGGACAGTGGCCCTGCTCCCAGGAAGGAAGCAAGGTCGTGCCTGGCCCGTGGTGAGAGGGAAGGGCTCAGATAAAAGGCTGGATTGCTGCTCCAGGTACAGtgccctgctccccaccactGTGCTGGGGATCCTGCCTGCACTCTGCCATGAATCAGCAAGGGcaagcaggaggaggtggagggaatCCTTTCCTTGTCCAGGAAGCCAAGGATTAGGAAAGGTGTGGGAAGATGAATAAGAGAGAATTGTGCAGCATTTCTGACTGCTAAGGAACTAAAAGTCATGTGGGGCCTCTAGCAAAAATGATCAGGAAGTAGGTTTAAAGCAAGTCAAAGAAATACTGTTCCCCAGAACCTGTATTTCCACAGGGGAGCTGGTGGTAACAGGCTGGAGATACAGCTTCAAGAAAGGCTAAAAAATATAATGGACATGACTCCTCTAGTGGCTATTAAACACAGAAGCCTAGAAGCAACTTCTGGCTCAGGAAGCAACCAAACAAGCTACCGGTTATGAAAGCAGGGAGCAtatacaaaaccagaagaattaaGGCAATCCCATGATTACCTAGGGCTGTTCCATGCTGCTGTCCCAGAAATCCCCCTGTACCACAACTGACCCTCCTCTTCTGAGTGTAGCTGCTTTTCAATGTCCTTGTGGCTGAACACAATACCAGAGCTCACACGCTTTAGGACAGCTTGCCTACCAGTGactgtatttcagaaaacttgCAGTGAGCCTTAACTTTCTAAGTGGGCCTCTGCTGCTTAAGGTGGAGCTGTGGTGCCCATGAAATGCTTTTGTGCCTTCATCTTCTCACCTGTAAACTGGATATCaggttttctttgcctttcatgGGTGCTGTCATTAACCGATCCCAACTCCTCAGGGAGCTGTGAGCATCAGCTTTCTCTTCAGTGTAAGGTGTAGCATAGAGATGATACTGCAAAAATAATTCTCGTGTTACAGACTTAGGCATAGACACAAGAGCAGTTTTCCTTTAGCAgaacaattttttcctcttctgtactgaaaatttgtatttttgttagCTTAGGAACACATACTCGAGGGTCTGAGTCACTGGATCAGCTCTACTACCTCCTCTCTCTCAGAAGGGTGCACTTGAGATGTTGTAGTCCCCACATGCGAGATGAAGAAAACTGGCTCAAGAACAAATGAATTAGATAAGCAGCTCTCTTCTAATAAACACAGGAGATGACTTCAGCATTTGCTTTGCAAGGCTGTCATGTTCTATGTCTCTTCCTAtagctgcagaaaggaaaaagtacattttttggTCTGAAACACATTATATATGCTCCTGAGATGCTATCAACAGCCATAGGATTAATAACATGACAGAAATCCATACAGAACAACAGCTAAATGTTCCAACACTCTCAACTGTTATTTGCTTGCAcatatttgttttcacatttgtaGACTTGCTGCTGAGCAGGGGCTGCCCTCCAATACAGAGCATCAGGTCCAAATtttactgataattttttttttttaaagttgcaaaATAATTACAAACTAGTGAATGAAAATAGCACCATGGGACTGCACCCTTACCTTCTCAAATTTAAACTCTCTTCTGAACAGACAACCCTCAACAACTTCAGTTTTAACTAGAAATTTGGTAGGAtactttttgctatttttttttaaaagtaaaaagtcATAGCTTTCCACAGTAAGTCATGCATTCATTAAGCTTGTCAGCCTGGCATAAAGCCTGTATTACAGAACATGAAGATCATCACCTGAAGCAGAGAGGCCCAATGTTTCTTTCCTATACTCCCAAGTCAGTACTGCAGAGTACTCTTTTACCCTCCCAGGCTACATCTCTGCTCTATGATTGACAGCCTTTTTCACTTCAGTTATCTTCCCTATATTGCAGACACAGGTTTCttccctgctctggtgtggtTGCTGAAAGGTTGCCCAATTCCACAGCTTCTGTGTCCTTATATGAAAGATCTCACTGTAAGAAAACTTTTCTTCCAGTGTGTCAGCTATCACCTTCCATAAAGGGgatgttcattttcttcagttttccttttacattccAGGTGTCTGAGGCAAGCAGCAGGGTTGCTTTAGTAAATACATCTCTCCTGTACGCTAAAAAAACGCTGTAAGAAACAGTCATATTAAGACAACTAACAGCTTTTAGAGCACTTTCAGGGGAGTACACACCTAGTTACACATTTGAGATCACAGGTGTCCAGACCCTCACCTAGCAGAAGGCCACAGGGAGCCACTTCAAATACAGGAGTGTTGATTTGTCATGGCTCATGACTAGCACAGTAGTAATGGATTCAGTCCCAAAGTCAATAGTAGAGCATTgaaattttgcaatatttttcccAAGGCTATTTAAAACCAATTACTATCCCACATCGATACATTTAGCTAtctgaatgcctttttttttttttcccttttatttaacTGTTACAGTCTTGACTTTTGCCATCCTGTGAGAATAAATTCTGCAGGTTATACAGACCCTGTGAAAGTGGCTCCTTTCTTTCTGCTTGCATCTCTTATtcttataaaataagaaaaaggtgAACAACTCTACTTCcttattctttgttttgcttacaCCTGTCACATGTcctgcttgctgcttctttttggTGAAGTTATAGTAGGTGAAAGTGCCTAAATGCTCTTTTTATGCAAGCTCATTTAAGAGGCAAGTGCTCCTATGCAAAACCACTTACTACACATTAAATATGTTAGGGTCCAGCATTTATTTGGATTTATTGGAGAATGGACTAGTTAACAGTACAGCTAGACCAGCTCCTATTTTATACCAATATTAATTTAATGCAAGGTGTTCCTTTCTTTACCGCAACTTATGCATCTGTTTTCCTAATTCCCTAATTCCACCAAAGAGCAATTTTGAGATTTCTGATCTTTGCCCTTCTTGCTGATGGCAGTAGTTTCTTTAATGCCAACAGGATTATCTGCCTAATGGGGCAGCAGCACTGATCTATGGCAGTGAGCAGATAACATGTTGAAAGGCAAAGCtgcacagaagcagcaggaggTGAGAGCAAGGCTTCCCATACTTGTGAACTGGGTAAGAAATTCATATTAAGGTTTAGCAAGCGTTCAGGTATGTCCTTTTTAACCTCCTCGGCTCAGTCAATGCTTTGGCGTTATGCTTACTACCTTCCTCATTGCTTTGGTTCATAAGATCGCCAAGGGTGAGGCCTCAGCCAGAGCTTGTGCTGCCTTCCCTCTCCTGAGCTCACCTGAGAGCGCTCCTGCAGTAAGGGCTGGCCCTGATGGGGAGCTCCCAAACCTGCAATCAGCACCACTTGAAGGATGGAGACGAAATCCAAGCAGACCCTGTGCACAGGCCTGTGAGGCAGCTGGGAGCCATGCGGCAGTCTGTGAGAAAGCAGGCAACCAATCAAGCAGAAATACTGTGCCCAAGAAAGGCCACAAAGTCAGTAGAAATAcagcagctttggctgcagcCCTGACAGTTGTGGTCCCTGTGCTGTGAGTCTGCACCAACCGCTGTCCCTGTGCTGTGAGCCTGCACCAGCCGCTGCCTGATGCTACCAGAAGGCATATTAAAGGCAGGATATGTATGTTTATAGTAGCTAAACATGATTTTATACACACAGCCCTTGTCCAATGCACagtctgttgtttttaaacaaacatatATACCAGCtaagggggagaggggaggagtgaagaaagagaagaatcaatttcttctttctcaatCTTTTTCAGTGAACATTGAGCAAGCCTCCCGGCTCAAAGAACCTCAGGAGTTCTGGGTGGATTCAAACACGAAGGTCTTGGTCCCTATGTTGTCAGTCACGGGGACATTCAAATACAAAACTGATGCCAGTGGGACTTTTTCTGTGGTGGAAGTCCCCATCAGCAAGACCAcactgctggtgctgctgcagcccatcAATGGCAGCGACCTGGCACAGGTGGAGTCCGAGCTGCCATTGCAGTCCTCAGCCTGGCTTCAGCAGCTGACCCCAAGGTAGGGCTTGGGCACACGCACCCTCCCCCAGGGGCGAAGGGGACAGGGTGCTCCCGGCAGGCCTGCCTGCTCGATGAGCAGGTCGGATCCTGCCAGGGAGGGTTTAACGCCAAGCACAAAGAGAAACACCTGCAAAACCAGGGGCAGGGGTCACTCCGAGGGAGCTTGACTTCGGTGGGATCAGCTTTTTATCTGGGGGTATTTCAAGGAAACGAGCAAGTGCCTTTCCATAGCTGACAACACAGGGCCCATGAGGTGGGATGGTCCAGGGTTTAATAACATACCCAGAGCAGATTTAGGGTGACTTCCCACTTGAAAACAGTACCATGATGCCCATCACTTCTTGCAGCTGTTTTCACATGCCCATTCCCCGGGACTGCCCAAACACCACACTTCCATAGTGGAGAGCACGTactcacttctctctctctctcttttctgcagagaaattaGATTAAGACTGCCGGAGTTAACAATAGAAGGCAGCTGTGATCTACAGGAGCTTCTTGCAGATATGAAtctgcctgcactgctggggaagggggcagaTCTCAGTAAAATAAGCAACATCAATCTAACAGTTGGAAAGGTACAGTACCCATCACCAGCACTTAAAAAATATGCCTCCTGTTCACTTTCAGCCTCTTTAACTGTGTAAATTTACCTAGAACAAACCAGTCAGAGCCATGTGGGACACATGCTCAGTAGGGGACTTTCAAGATGACTGAACGATGTGAATATTCCTTAGATCAATCTATCAGCAGCAACAGGTTTGCCTTAAAATATTAGAATTTCATCACTGCAGCAAATACAACATGCAGCACTGATCAAAGTTTGAGATGTGAGTGTGTTAGGCGCTGTACATCCAAATTAGACTGCATTCGTTACCACCGCCAGCTTATGCACCTCCAGGCACCAGAGCTGGAGTGTACAGCAGAGGCTGCAGCTACTGGGCTGTTGAGGATAATCCTCCATCCCTTAGGGACTACTCCCagaaattgcaaacacagaggtGCATGCAGCACATGACCTCACCTGGAGACAGGTTCCAGTGTTCAAGTCccaaggggaagaaaggagaccTTGAAGGAGAGGACTGTCTTTCATAAAAAGGCGGCAAATTATGCTCCAGAAGTAGAATTCAAGTGCCTTtacttttatttagttttatttttagaaggtGCCCTACCTTGGAAGTTCTGTCAGGGGCTTCAGGGGTACCAGGATTTCATACAGCTCGAGTGTATAAGTAGTTGTAGAGCTTTTTCATGTTACGGAACAAGTACTCCAACACCTTTCTTAAGCATCCATGGAGCCTATCCTGTGCTGCTTACAGCTGATCTAAGTTATTAATTACTTCATGTGTTTTATCATTTACTCAAACTCTCATTTGTCTCTTCACTTATCATGCTCCAATGACTCCAGAGTTACTCATCCATTTTGCCTTACAGGTAATAAATAAAGCCTTTTTCAAACTGACTGGTGATGGAACAGATCAGCCAGAAGATGCCATAGCACAGAAGGAAGATGTGGTGTTCCTGGATGTAACACTGAACAAGCCCTTCCTTTTAGCTGTTTTTGAAGAGAAGTCAAGGGCAATGCTTTTCCTTGGCAGAGTAACAAACCCTCTGCACGGGGTTTAAATACAAGCAcgagggatggggagggaggggaatgATGCACATTTCCCATCACCTTTTTCTTATTCATCAGCTATTTTTATGATTTTGTTGAGTGCTCTACTTAGCTTGAGATGAAGCAGGTAGtgtttgaaatacagctttttgaaAGCTAAAACATTGCAACTTTTCATCCTTGTTCATCTGTTTCACATGAGGTGACTCAAACTCTTCCTCCAGCTTCTTTCCTTATTCCCACTTtgtctccctgctgcccccagctccctttTTCAGTGCAGTGGGAACAAAGTAGTAGCCAGCAGGGCACTgccttacaaaattatttttttaagcacaagCAGCATTCACTATAGAAAGGTATAGAAAAGGACCTTTTTATTCTTTAAGAGGtcactttttttcagtttggtcaGTTTTGCAAGAGACCCCCTTTTACATTACAGTGAAAGTTTTACAGTTGTCCACAGAGCTTCATCAGCaccattttcctttaaaatgctgCCAACAGTATGAGCAGGCTTTGCTTGGCCCACTGAGACAAGATTTTTTGCCTTGGAAGCAAAAACAGATTTGGAGaaagtttcttctttctgcagcCCAGATGGATACGTTCATTTCTTAACTCTATGGAAAATCTAAAAATAGGGTTTGGTAGCATTAATGAACTGTGATAGATAAATTCTCATAGCCTGACAGAATTATCTCagttttttctcaggaaaaaaaaaaaaaggcctactGTTCCAATACAGTTCCATTCCTTGGATTACTTTCTAACTTGAGAAGCATTTATTACGGCCCTATAGTAAAAAAGAACATTACTGGATAGAGCCCAGATCAGCACACTATAACATAGCCAAaccatatgtttttaaaaaaaggagtagTGGCAATAACCTATACTAGTATAAATGGTGGATGTGCTGCTACACATGAATAAAAAGGTTTCAGTGGTCCAATCCAACTCTTAACAGAGTCATAAAGGTTTGAAACATTAAACTGGAACAAGAGACTATTAGACAATTCTTGAATTAGGAAGTGAGGAATTGGGAGTGAAATCTTGGTACTAGGGAAAGCCTCTCCATGGAACAAGGATTTCCACCTCTCATCTCTAGATTTGTCTTTTGCACTGATGGCATTTAGAAAATAACTGTGAACTTCTTCAGTACGTGATGCCAGATGTATCCTACAGAGCACAATAGCCCATCGTCATCCACAGTGGCCCAAATGTCTAATCCAAACTCACTAATGCCCGCGGTGATGTAGATACATGACAGATCCTTCTAGCTTAATGGGAAAGACTAATAAGTAACACAACTCACTCTCGAAAATACTAGGATTTTGAGTGCTACGATATAGCATCCATGTATTTATCTGATTATACTGTATGTATTCCAGATGCCCTAACATCTAAATACTGTACTGGTATTATATACAGAAGCAACTAACTATAAATATGCAGAGACAGAAAGATGCAAATAAAACCACTTCCAAGTTGCTTTGCCACAGTTCACTTGGGTTTATGTCCATAACTACATCCCTTGTTCTGGCTTCTGAAGTTTGCTCCAAGTCAGATTTGTGTTTTTTAAGACAGTAAATTGCAAATTATCATGCAATACAGCCAGTGATACAGCTCTAAGCATGAAAGAAGCAGCTTCCAAGTGTTCATACTAATTTAAGGGTTATCCCATCTACTCATTAAAGTCAGAAGGTGGCAGCCACAAACAGAATTTCAGACCACAAAATGTTCCACTTCTATGATGAAGATGGAGGATAACAAAAGGGAGGCCCTGGTCAGGCTGCCAGTAACTTCTGGGACAAAAAGCCATTACTCACAGGTGGGGGCTGCATGCTGCTGCAGGACTCTATACCCTGTTCAGTGGTTacagtcagaaaaacaaacaaacaaaccccaccacCCACAAAACCAACCACATTCCAGAAAAGTCAGtatgtgtttatgaaaggcaggtcctgcttgacaaacctgatctccttctacgacagggcgacctgcttattggatgagggaaaggctgtggatgttgtctaccttgactttagtaaggcctttgacaccgtttcccacagcattctcctggcgaaactggctgctcgaggcttagatgatcgcacgctttgctgggtaaaaaactggttggatggccgagcccaaagagttgtggtgaaccGAGTTAAATCCGGTcggcggccggtcatgagtggtgtcccccagggctcggttttggggccactcctgtttaacatctttattgatgatctagacgaggggatcgagtgcaccctcagtaagtttgcagatgacaccaagttgggtgggagtgttgatctgctcgagggtagggaggctctgcagagagatctggacaggctggagcgatgggctaaggccaactgtaggagtttcaataaggccaaatgccgggtgctgcacttgggccacaacaacccccagcagcgctacaggcttggggaggagtggctggagagctgccagtcagagagggacctgggggtgttgattgacagccggctgaacaggacccagcagtgtgcccaggtggccatgatggtcaatggcatcctggcttgcatcagaaatagcgtggccagcagggacagggaagtgatcttacccctgtactcggcactggtgagtctgcacctcgattactgtgttcagttttgggcccctcactacaaaaacgacattgaattactcgagtgtgtccaaagaagggcaacgaagctggtgaagggtctggagcacatgtcgtacgaggagcggctgagggaactggggttgtttagtctggagaagaggaggctgaggggagacctcatcgccctctacaactacctgaagggaggttgcagagagctggggatgagtctctttaaccaagtaataagcgataggacaagaggtaatggcctcaagttgtg
Proteins encoded in this region:
- the AGT gene encoding angiotensinogen gives rise to the protein MNLVAELLCLLACLTAVTCDRVYVHPFNLFSFNKSTCEELESLVQEGKETFVPVSIESQTTPAYEDDLDDKDKLEAPSLSVLGRQKLSYLKHFVYILGARFYSVLREARQGQNVLLSPTSLYGSLVSFYLGASNQTAADLQRLLGFVPPSGEPDCTSRVDGHKVLSSLRMIESLIKSMDEELLFSKMLCLFSAPGVPLSQLFVQDLLPSTDALYVRAVDFTNPSKAAKQINAFMEAKSKGQTKCLLTDIDPSAELLFAVDVRLTVNIEQASRLKEPQEFWVDSNTKVLVPMLSVTGTFKYKTDASGTFSVVEVPISKTTLLVLLQPINGSDLAQVESELPLQSSAWLQQLTPREIRLRLPELTIEGSCDLQELLADMNLPALLGKGADLSKISNINLTVGKVINKAFFKLTGDGTDQPEDAIAQKEDVVFLDVTLNKPFLLAVFEEKSRAMLFLGRVTNPLHGV